Proteins encoded within one genomic window of Formosa agariphila KMM 3901:
- a CDS encoding type 1 glutamine amidotransferase domain-containing protein: MLYTLNIKNTLVVLLFAILLVGCNSKNKSDNSIVRPEVPTAAKASKKILFVVTSHSEKGDTGEKTGYYLGEVSHPWNVLHTAGYDIDFVSPKGGKAPVDAFDLTDSINKKFWDNDVYRNKIENTKTPSDVNPNEYVAIHYAGGHGAMWDFADNTEIAEIAKQIYENNGVVSAVCHGPAGLVNIKLSNGSYLVDGKKINAFTNEEEIKVKLEDVVPFMLEDKLKTRGAIFEKSAPFNAHVVTDQRLVTGQNPQSAHRVGEATLIELQRLNKSTK; this comes from the coding sequence ATGTTATATACTTTAAATATCAAAAACACCTTAGTCGTATTATTGTTTGCTATTCTTTTGGTCGGCTGTAATAGTAAAAATAAATCTGATAATTCAATAGTTAGACCTGAAGTACCGACAGCAGCAAAAGCATCTAAAAAAATATTGTTTGTTGTTACAAGTCATAGTGAAAAAGGAGATACAGGAGAGAAAACGGGGTATTACTTAGGAGAAGTTTCTCATCCTTGGAATGTACTACATACTGCTGGTTACGACATCGATTTTGTAAGTCCTAAAGGCGGAAAAGCACCAGTGGATGCCTTTGATTTGACAGATAGTATCAATAAGAAATTTTGGGATAACGATGTATATCGTAACAAAATAGAAAATACCAAAACCCCTAGTGACGTTAATCCAAATGAGTATGTTGCCATTCATTATGCAGGAGGTCATGGTGCGATGTGGGATTTTGCAGACAATACAGAAATAGCAGAAATAGCAAAACAGATTTACGAAAATAACGGTGTAGTAAGTGCTGTGTGTCATGGTCCTGCTGGTCTTGTAAATATTAAATTAAGTAATGGAAGCTATCTTGTAGATGGTAAAAAGATAAATGCTTTTACTAATGAGGAAGAAATAAAAGTAAAACTAGAGGATGTTGTACCATTTATGCTAGAAGATAAATTGAAAACACGTGGTGCTATTTTCGAAAAGTCGGCACCTTTTAATGCTCATGTTGTAACCGACCAAAGGTTAGTAACCGGACAAAATCCGCAATCTGCACATCGTGTTGGTGAAGCCACTTTAATTGAATTACAAAGATTAAATAAAAGCACGAAATAA
- a CDS encoding serine hydrolase domain-containing protein: protein MPFEDYLQEHIFNPLKMRHTVLNVDVYRTIPNRAIGYTEDGGELYKTHQYGLFFAGDGQIITTAEDMFQWHQNIKHATIGTADLWKKMHTKASLNDGTIIDFGLGVEFETHNGYKAMGFDGMISSGFVSKYLYVPELDLAFFTTQNTFDWDFKERFFKLVDLYVPVKKEVITKGEKPVELSPTELKQYEGSYLFYRYDEDRKANTIKVKNGALYAQTLDGDDIAKLIPLGNHTFLFGEAGNAKITFSFSENETQYTYDELAYEKPWVFKTYQPYEHSQQELQEFEGQYFNSTFQISKKLQLEDGKLYFYYRNGAWKNKMDSLAKDVLEISISPIEIIRDSNNQVTGFKLMGLVFDKI from the coding sequence ATGCCTTTTGAAGATTATCTGCAGGAGCATATTTTTAATCCGCTTAAAATGCGACATACTGTTCTAAATGTCGATGTTTATAGAACAATCCCTAATCGAGCTATAGGGTATACCGAGGATGGAGGCGAGTTGTACAAAACACATCAATACGGTTTGTTTTTTGCTGGCGACGGACAAATTATAACCACCGCTGAAGATATGTTTCAATGGCATCAGAATATTAAACATGCCACAATCGGTACAGCAGACCTATGGAAGAAAATGCACACCAAGGCCTCTTTAAATGATGGTACAATAATCGATTTTGGGTTAGGTGTAGAGTTTGAAACCCATAACGGTTATAAGGCTATGGGATTCGACGGCATGATTAGTAGCGGATTCGTATCGAAATACCTGTATGTACCAGAACTAGATTTAGCCTTCTTTACCACACAAAATACTTTTGATTGGGATTTTAAAGAGCGTTTTTTTAAGCTTGTTGATTTATATGTGCCGGTTAAAAAAGAAGTAATAACAAAAGGGGAGAAGCCAGTCGAATTATCACCTACAGAATTAAAACAATACGAAGGTTCATATTTATTTTATCGTTACGATGAAGACCGAAAAGCCAATACTATAAAAGTGAAAAACGGTGCACTTTATGCACAGACTTTAGATGGAGATGATATTGCGAAATTAATTCCACTTGGTAATCATACTTTTTTATTTGGTGAAGCAGGAAATGCTAAGATAACGTTCAGTTTTAGTGAAAACGAAACACAATACACTTACGATGAGTTAGCATATGAAAAACCTTGGGTATTTAAAACGTATCAACCTTACGAGCATTCACAGCAAGAACTTCAGGAATTCGAAGGACAGTATTTTAATAGCACGTTTCAAATTAGTAAAAAACTTCAGTTAGAAGATGGTAAATTGTATTTCTACTACAGAAATGGAGCATGGAAAAATAAAATGGATTCGCTCGCTAAAGATGTACTTGAAATTTCTATTAGTCCCATTGAAATTATTAGAGATTCCAACAATCAAGTCACCGGATTTAAACTTATGGGATTAGTTTTTGATAAAATTTAA
- a CDS encoding serine hydrolase domain-containing protein yields the protein MCRIPFSLVLVLFCLQTHVAHTQNLEAEIDKLYQVDNNSPGFSVAVYQGDKISFEKQYGNANLGYNIPITRETVFDIGSIGKQFTAAAILLLEAEGKLAINEPAYTYIENLPRYKKGNPTIEHLLNQTSGIKEVDSYLEVCDIHWRDYIRPSMLTHIITNIETLNFTPGTILTTRMPIIFYYRLS from the coding sequence ATGTGTAGAATCCCGTTTAGTCTTGTCTTAGTTTTATTTTGCTTACAAACTCATGTTGCACATACACAAAATTTAGAAGCGGAAATAGATAAGTTATATCAAGTAGATAACAATTCACCTGGATTTTCTGTAGCCGTGTATCAAGGCGATAAAATTAGTTTTGAAAAACAATATGGAAATGCAAATCTGGGTTATAATATCCCAATTACTCGAGAAACTGTATTCGATATTGGCTCCATAGGTAAACAGTTTACAGCAGCTGCTATTTTATTATTAGAAGCAGAAGGTAAATTAGCGATTAATGAACCCGCATATACTTATATTGAAAACTTACCGCGTTATAAAAAAGGAAACCCGACGATAGAGCATTTGTTAAATCAGACGAGTGGTATAAAAGAAGTCGATTCTTATCTTGAGGTGTGCGATATTCACTGGAGAGATTACATTCGGCCTTCAATGCTAACTCATATTATTACTAACATTGAAACGCTTAACTTTACACCAGGGACTATTTTGACTACACGAATGCCAATTATATTCTATTATCGGCTATCGTAG
- a CDS encoding ligand-binding sensor domain-containing protein: MIKRLKLNTIKVHFIVMVFLSFQMFSCKDQVSEKSETKSVEPKVYNHPLVFNQTTTFPQIHTNLNGIVSEFVRVMHQDKTGSYWFGTNTKGIILYDGKTLENIILENQHNGVSVREIVEDKVGNIWFGTSSGLIKYDGETFTTFATELGLQHEEIWGLTIDSKGLIWVGTLGGVSTFDGKTFTPFALPNISVEKPQHMLSDVLVKKFIEDGNGTMWLVTDGNGIFKYSHDEFTHLTKKNGLTDNNVADIIEDNQGNIWIGTYYGGVSKFDGKTYTNFTKDGIIEGIETYNFCKDRKGNIWFSAENYGVYRYDGTEFTHFTTENGLTTNTVQSILEDNKGQLWFGTWQGISIYDGETFSNAIDKAPWTQ; this comes from the coding sequence ATGATTAAACGTTTAAAGCTTAATACAATTAAGGTACATTTTATAGTCATGGTATTTTTATCGTTTCAAATGTTTTCTTGCAAAGATCAAGTGAGCGAAAAATCAGAAACTAAAAGTGTAGAACCTAAAGTATATAATCATCCTTTAGTATTTAATCAAACTACAACTTTTCCGCAAATTCATACCAACTTAAATGGTATTGTAAGCGAGTTTGTAAGAGTGATGCATCAGGATAAAACAGGAAGCTATTGGTTTGGAACAAATACAAAAGGCATTATACTTTACGATGGCAAAACTCTTGAAAATATAATACTTGAAAATCAACATAACGGAGTGTCTGTTAGAGAAATTGTTGAAGATAAAGTTGGCAATATTTGGTTTGGAACCTCTTCAGGACTTATAAAATATGATGGAGAAACGTTTACCACATTTGCTACAGAACTTGGTTTACAACATGAAGAAATATGGGGTTTAACAATCGATTCAAAAGGACTAATTTGGGTTGGAACGCTTGGTGGTGTAAGTACTTTTGATGGAAAAACTTTTACACCATTTGCATTACCCAATATAAGCGTTGAAAAACCGCAACATATGCTCTCTGATGTACTGGTTAAAAAATTTATAGAAGACGGAAACGGCACGATGTGGCTAGTTACCGATGGAAATGGTATCTTTAAATATAGTCACGATGAATTTACTCATCTCACAAAAAAGAATGGACTAACAGACAATAATGTTGCTGATATTATAGAAGATAATCAAGGTAATATTTGGATTGGGACTTATTATGGAGGCGTAAGTAAATTTGATGGGAAAACATATACTAACTTTACAAAAGATGGGATTATTGAAGGAATAGAAACCTATAATTTTTGCAAAGACCGTAAAGGAAATATTTGGTTTTCTGCTGAAAATTATGGCGTATATCGCTACGATGGCACTGAATTTACTCACTTTACAACCGAAAACGGATTAACGACAAACACGGTGCAAAGTATACTCGAAGATAACAAAGGACAACTTTGGTTTGGAACCTGGCAAGGTATAAGTATTTACGATGGAGAAACATTTAGTAATGCGATAGACAAAGCACCTTGGACTCAGTAA
- the hemG gene encoding menaquinone-dependent protoporphyrinogen IX dehydrogenase, giving the protein MNKPVGIIYSSTDGQTLKICRRIAVHLEDLGFKTDVIDIASFHTKISMYSKLIIGASIRYGKHHKNVSAFIKTHQQDLERIDTAFFSVNLVARKPDKNTFDTNPYVIKFFKNQDWKPKRIAVFAGRLDYTSYSFFDRLMIKLIMKITNGPTKSDHPIEFTDWERVKDFSTKMSLN; this is encoded by the coding sequence ATGAATAAACCGGTTGGCATAATATATTCTTCTACAGACGGACAAACGCTTAAAATTTGCCGACGCATTGCAGTACATCTTGAAGATTTAGGTTTTAAAACAGATGTGATTGATATCGCGTCGTTTCATACTAAAATTTCTATGTACTCTAAATTGATTATTGGAGCAAGCATTAGGTATGGAAAACATCATAAAAATGTAAGTGCGTTTATTAAAACACACCAGCAAGACTTAGAACGTATAGACACAGCATTCTTTTCCGTGAATTTAGTCGCAAGAAAGCCTGATAAAAATACTTTCGACACCAATCCTTATGTGATAAAATTCTTTAAAAACCAGGATTGGAAACCTAAACGAATCGCGGTTTTTGCAGGACGACTAGATTATACTTCGTATTCTTTTTTTGATAGACTAATGATTAAATTGATAATGAAAATAACAAACGGTCCTACAAAATCTGATCACCCGATAGAGTTTACAGATTGGGAACGTGTAAAAGATTTTTCAACAAAGATGAGTCTGAATTAA
- a CDS encoding phosphotransferase translates to MITLPVIASTISEYELGEFAKDKYGLHKGFNCRLFRTGMNHTYFLSDTDTKYVLRVYSYNWRTKSEIQAELEVLHLLHDNNLSVSVPIQDKNGVCIQEVQAPEGLRYVVLFSFAKGGKIRFTDSDTCFEIGLLMAKMHKLTSNTTINRDSYNRSLLLEIPYEALKSHFSEQLPEMEFIKTIGQYFKNTDFETGRRGVVHMDIWYDNMAITNDKAITFYDFDFCGNGIQILDVGYFCKQLFHIEADKNTYEIKKKHFLEGYQSIRPLSDSELKLIPKAGLAVFVFYLGVQAQRFDWSNIFLSENYLKMVFVDRLKSWIAYNSIKDTTAATSAGINTRVQ, encoded by the coding sequence ATGATAACATTACCCGTTATAGCCTCAACCATTTCAGAATACGAATTGGGCGAATTTGCAAAAGATAAATACGGACTTCATAAAGGGTTTAACTGTAGGCTTTTTAGAACAGGAATGAATCATACGTATTTTCTTTCGGATACCGATACAAAATATGTTTTAAGAGTGTATAGTTACAATTGGAGAACGAAATCTGAAATTCAGGCAGAGTTAGAAGTGTTACACCTTTTACATGATAATAATTTAAGTGTCTCTGTACCTATTCAAGATAAAAATGGCGTATGTATTCAAGAGGTCCAAGCTCCAGAAGGATTACGGTATGTAGTCCTTTTTTCGTTTGCAAAAGGTGGAAAGATTAGATTTACAGACAGTGATACTTGTTTTGAAATTGGTTTATTAATGGCTAAAATGCATAAACTTACTTCTAATACTACCATTAATCGAGACTCTTACAATAGGTCGTTACTTTTAGAAATTCCTTATGAAGCTTTAAAATCTCATTTCTCTGAGCAATTACCAGAAATGGAATTCATTAAAACTATTGGTCAATACTTTAAAAACACAGATTTTGAAACGGGAAGACGTGGAGTTGTTCATATGGATATTTGGTACGATAATATGGCTATTACCAATGACAAGGCTATTACATTTTACGATTTTGATTTTTGTGGCAATGGCATACAAATTTTAGATGTCGGTTATTTTTGTAAACAACTATTTCACATAGAAGCGGATAAGAACACCTACGAAATAAAAAAGAAACATTTTTTAGAAGGTTATCAAAGTATCAGACCATTATCAGATTCAGAATTAAAACTAATCCCTAAAGCAGGATTAGCAGTTTTTGTTTTTTATCTTGGTGTACAAGCCCAAAGGTTTGATTGGTCGAACATCTTTTTATCTGAAAACTATCTAAAAATGGTGTTTGTCGACAGACTAAAATCTTGGATTGCATATAACTCTATTAAAGACACAACAGCGGCTACTTCAGCAGGTATAAACACGCGAGTTCAATAA